CCAATACCAAGGTCGTTGGTAGCAACACCCTTGACAGCACCGCCGGGGCCATAGACGACCTCAGAGGCAGCAAAGCCCGGGTAGACCTCGACGCCGACCTCCTCGGCGCGCTCGCCCAACCACTTGACAAATTGGTTCAAGCTGACAATGTAGTTTCCGTGGTTGCTCATCTGCGGAGGTGCGGGGATAGGGATCGCGGCCGTCTTGGTGAGGAAGCGCATGCGGTCGTTGCCGGCCGGGGTCGCATGCTCGAAGCGGTTGGGGTTGTCCTCGTCGAGCCAGTCGGGGATAAGCTCGTTGATAGCGGTAGGCTGGATCACGGCGCCGGAGAGGATGTGAGCACCGATATCACCGGCCTTTTCGAGTACAAGGACACGGAAGTCCTCGTTACCGGCCTCGTtggcgagctgcttgagGCGGATGGCAGCGCTGAGCCCCGCGGGGCCGGCACCAACGATACAGACGTCGACCTCGTCGGCCTCACGCTCGATGCTCGCGGGGTCAAAGTCTTCGTCGGAATCACGGAGGCGAGAGGTAGTACTAAAGGTCCGGGATGCCATTGGCACCCTCATGACGGGCCATGCGGTGgtactcctcctcgagaggCAGGATCTGGCCGTCGCGGGACAGATGCTGGACCTTGCGGGCCGCCATTGGGAACGTGAGAGCACCCGCGAGCTGCGCTGGACGCAGCGCGATACAGGTCTGGGAGCcgccgacatgatggagggaGACTGAGAGGTATTGAAGACGCTGCCtgcgggggaggagagggatgGAGGGAAGCTTTTCAAGTCCTGAGGGGCAACCGGCGAGTCGAGCAGCTTTTCGCCGTTTTCCCTTgtgccctgccctgccagCCCAGCTGCGAGAGCAAAAAGACCCGGTAGTGGGGAACGTGCCGGTGCCGGGGGTGTGTGATGCCGGTCTCTGGTTGCTGGCGCTGGTGGGAATTGACCATTAAGTGACTGGCAATTGGCTCGTCGGTGGGTGTCTGGTTAGCAGAGGGGACGAGGGGACTCGCTCGAGTCTTGGGTGAGTTGCGTCACTTGGTCACGACGGGAGTATCTCTCCAACGCTCTACTCTACAGATAACAGGATCCCGGTGGGATTTGCCTGTTCAGGCAAGATATTTATCCGCCTGCTCAGCATTATCCCCATGCCTGGGGCAGGAGACGCGGGATTCTTGCATCTGAGggcgtcctcgtcggcgctCGGGATTTCATAGCCGAAGAGGGACGAGGTTAGGACCTACAAGAGACCGGAACCGAGGACGCAATGTCCCATGCCATGGGCTCCAGCGGCACCGGGTGACGAGCTAGAGCTCGGCTCCGGAGGGAGGTAGAGGCCAGGTATTGGCCAGGTACTTGATTACAAGAATGGGGGTGGACGCTGACTTTCACGTTTCAATCTGGGGTAAAGTTGAACCGCTAGCATGTGGAAATGTCATCATCCATTGAGGCACGTGCTTGGACGCATCTCTCGAGACACCTAACGTGAGGCTTCACTTGGTGCAAGACGATGCATTTCTCTTGGAGTTTCTGCTCTCTTTGTGACAATAAAGCGTGAAATTGTCAATTCAATGTTCCATCGACCAGGATGATGCTCTAGTACTTACGTCAATACTATACCCCCCAAGCTCTCCCCCTCGGGATCCTTGTGCTCTTTGGCCGATGCTCAGACTCGGCTTCTTCCGGCTTCTCACCGCGGCTTTGGCTACCGGCGCATTGCTTCGGCCCAAATAGCCTATTTCCCCGACTCTTGCCTTGCAATGCCTTGCGACGGTTAAACAGCAAAAACGTCAAAGAATAAAGCCACGGCTTCTTGGATCTGCATGCCACAACGTGTGCGGTGATGGTGACAGCGACCGGGAGGGGCTGGCCGATTCTGCGCGTCCCTGGCAGGTGGTTTGATCCGTGAGGGTGTGGGAGATCTGTGCTTTGAGGAGTGGCTTGATGTGGTGCGAGATCCTGGTCGGGATTCACTAACCGATAAGGATGCTATTGACATCTATTCGCGACCTCAAACTCTCATATCTGGGACATGAAAGGCTATTGGATTATTTGAATATTTCCTATGGAACTTGTCTCTCGACTGCTAATTGCTCTCTTGTAATACAGTATCTCAACGTACCAAGCTGTATAAGTCAGCGCCGGATAACCACGGGCAGCTGCGGTTCTCACCGTCTCTTAGACGTCGTATGTCTCGTCGAGCCACTTCAACGTTTGTGCATGGTAGAATCCACAGATGGGGGAAATTTGAAGAATTCGGGCTTATGGCGGTGATTTGGGTTATCGAATGATGTGGTCTTGCATCTGCGAGATATCAAACCTCGTGTTAATCAAGTCGCCGGCTGGTCACTTTGGGGCTGGGGGTGTAGCTGATGTGTAGCCTTCACACCACATCAACAACGCATCTGAGGCATATTATCACGGTAGAAATGGCCGAGCCTCGATTAGTATCCATACGCATTTGACCATATATTTATCATATCGTATACATTACGGTGGGCGTGATTACACACCTCCAAAAACGATGTAGGAATTGGCCTTCAGCTACCCTACACACAAAAGTATATGCCAGGGGTCAACGTCATACGCAGACACTTATCCATGTCCTTGCACACAAGAAACATGGTCAAAGCTCGCTCCATATCCCGGCATTGTGTATCGGTTGGCTCTGAAGTTTGACTGGCGAATATTTCCCTACCTTATCGACACTGAAAATACAGGGCACGGACGGCTTGTAAAGACGCAGGAAATGAGTCCAAGATTCAGAGCCTGGACACCTACTCAACATGTACCAGATGAAGGATCATGCTCTCGGAATATGACGCCTGAACCCGTCCCAAATTCACAAAAATCGATATATGGAGGCGTGAACGAGGGCCTAATTAGTGACGGGCAAAGCAATCACCGTGGTCATGTGAATCACTGAACACCAATGGTTTGCCTGAAGGATCCCGCGTGAATAAGATATACCAATTCACTTGTATGCTCCAATGAATGTGATAATTTTGGTAGTATAAATCTATCTGCTAGATATCAAACCAACCGGATACATCTCTCATTGGACATCCCCAAGTTGGACACCACGACTAGGCCACTGCCCTCATCCCAGCAACCCTCCCCCATCGTCCAGCCAACTTCTACCATCTCATCCAGAATgaacacaaccaacaacgGCATTGACATCATCGGGGACTGTGTGAGGCTGATCAACGAGGCCCTTCCGATCATGTCCATGACTCATGTCGGTTACCCGTATGTCGAGGTGCCCGCATGTGGCCGCGCCATCCTCGTACGCGATGATATGCCCCATGTCTGCCTCTTTGCCTCCAGCTTGACGCAAGGCACTGTGTACGTCAATATGAACCTGCCGGGGATTCAACGGACCCTCAAGGAACTGGCCGAAAGCGGAGCTCCCTGGACCGAGTTTCAGGCAGTCAGATACGAGTTTGTGACGATAGGTATGATACTCATCTGGTTTTGCTGACCTGAGTCGGTTGTGATCAGGCGCTGACTGTTGCTCAGAGCCCAACTCAACCATTGTCCAGTCGGCTCTTCCTGTATCGACTATCCCCATGCCGACCATTCCCGACTCGATCACTTTCCTCAACGACGTTTCGGTCAGTGACAGTTTGGCGCAAGGATTTCCCGAACAAAAGTAAAGGATGTATAGAACGACGATGAACGATAGACATAGACGTGGGAGGCGGCATAGAGAGATAGACTATAGACGGCCCTGACAATAATACTCTTTTGGTGTCTTGCAGCACTAACACGGGATTGGTCACAGACTTGGACCCTCCCTAATTTGATCTATTCGCGATCTAACCATTGGACTCCTGGGCTGTCTAGTCTCCCCTGGGCAATGTTGATCTCCAAGATGTGGCCACAAAAGGCAATTTCGTAGGGCTGTCGGAGATGAACCTAAAAATATCCCGAGGGACGTGCCGAGGTTGAGCTTCTCTGAATGGACCCGTGGATCTGTTAACCTTCTTTACCCCAGGAGTGGAAAGCAACAGCTAATGATTTGAGAATTACTTGTAGGGGTCAAAGATGGAGCAGACATTTCTGCTCAGACGGAGTGACCTGGTTACAAGACTGAACCACTGTAATACGCGAAACAACAAGAAAGCTGTCGAGAACCAGAAATCACGGACAAACTGCTGCAAAGAAGGATCCGGCAGATCTGCCCCTGAACCAACAGGAGACCCGGCTCCCGTTTCCCCAGATTAAGTGCCAGGGGTCAGCACCCGCTATTGGCCACAGCTCACATCCCCAAACCGCCCATCATGGATCTGAGATCCATGCTTTTCCCCTTTCGCTGACTTCACTCAGCAGAAACATCCACCTCACAATGCTTCCGGGGTAATAATTGACCGTCAGCAGATGACGACTCCATTGTCGCCATGCCTAGACCCGTctctcttctgctgctggccgCCGTAGCCGTCTCGGCTGGTTGTCCCAACTATGAGCAGTACgcccgtcaaggccatgagcCCTCGTCTGGGGGCCGCTTTCATTTTCCATTTCAGCGTCCGAGTCAGGAGTGTCGGACTTACTCTGTCCCCGCCGTTGAGCATCTCATCTACGAGGAGATGACGGAGCTCATCACCGATCCGGATCTCTTTCACCTGTTCCAGAATACGTGGCCTAACACGGTCGATACTACGATCAAATGGCGGGGTGTCGCGGCTGATAAcccggacgaggaggttaGTCGCTATATCAATTAGTCTTTCTTGAATGTGCTGACACAATGTATAGCTGGCCTTCATCACGACCGGCGATATCAATGCCATGTGGCTCCGCGACAGCGCCAACCAGCTCCAATCCTACAAGTCCATCCTCTCCCCTGCCAAGCCCCCCAAGGACGAGAACGACATCGCCTCCCTCTTCCGCGGCGCAATCAACCTCCAGGCCAGGTACATTCGCAACGCGCCCTTCTGCAACGCCTTCCACCCTCCGCCCGAGGCCAAGCTCCGCCGCGCGAAGCGATCGCTCGAAGCCCGCGACACCGTCAACCCCAAGTACGATGGGGAGGTTGTGTTTGAGTGCAAGTATGAGCTCGACTCGCTTGCTGCTTTTCTTCAGATGTCATGGGACTACTACGAAAAGACGGACGATGGTGCGTTCTTTGGAAAGTTTGGTTGGGTAGAGGccgtcaagaagctgctTAAAGTTGCTGAGCACATGCAAGAGGGCACCTACGACAAGGACGGTAGAGTTCAGGACTCAGTCTACAAGTGGCTACGCAACTCGGACAGCGCATCCGAGACCGTGTCCAACCACGGCCGCGGCGCACCCGTCAAAGGCCACATCGGTCTTGTGCGCAGCTTCTTCCGGCCGTCAGACGACGCGTGCATCTATCAATATTTTATCCCCGCCAACATGATGTTTGCACGGTACCTCGCCTCGTGCGCAAAGATCATGTCACCCCTGGATCAGGAGGTGGCTcagcagatggaggagcttgcTGGAGGAATCGAGGTTGGTATTAACGAGTATGGCATTGTAAAGCACCCCAAGTTTGGTGAGATGTATGCCTATGAGGTGGACGGCTTTGGATCTTATAACCTCATGGTATATCACACATACAATCCTAAACTAGTAGAGGATATGCTAACCGGTACTTAGGACGACGCGAACTTGCCCTCTCTGCTGAGTATTCCACATATTGGCTACAAGCCCGCCTCGCCACATCTCTATAACAACACACGCGCCTTTGTCCTTAGTTCATCTAACCCATACTACGCGAGGGGTCCTATCCTCAACGCCACAGGCGGACCGCATCTCGGCCCGGGCATGGCGTGGCCAATGGGTCTCATCGTCCAGCTCATGacgagcgacgacgacgacgagattgTCAATGGTATCTGGCAGTTGATGAACTCGACGGCTGGGCTCGGCCTGATCCACGAGACGGTCAACAGCTACGATGAGAACCAATGGACGAGATCATGGTGAGCTTGTTAAGATGCTATTGGTTACTGTCGAGCTAACATTTGTGAATAGGTTCTCATGGGCGAATGGGCTGTTTGGACAGATGATTTTGGATCTCTGGAGACGGAAACCGATGCTGGTAGCTAGGAACTACCAGGAGTTATAACACGACTTACACCATATATATACGGCCGAATTAATGATTATTCTTTAATACAAAAATGCAACCTGTTCATGTGACAATATCTGATATGATGTCTATTTCTTTGTTTTTGTCTCTGCTCACTTCTCTCGGATGGTTTCTGCAAGTTCATCAGGGAACCGTCAAGTTACACTCTTTCTGGTAAAATCGAGGTTACTGATGAGATACGGCAGCGTGACCTGATCTGATGTGAAGTAATGGAATAACTTATAGACCGTTAACATTATATCCCTTACCACTCTGGCTCTACTACTCGCCCTTGACTCAGCAGCGAAACACACAGCGGAAAGTCATCAACACAGATAATTGCGGAAATTACTTCCATTCCTATGTATTCTAAGATGCTCGGTCCTGAATTCATTCGCCCCCATCCATGTACATCCCAGTCGCTAATGCAAATCATTCTGCCACTCCATAACTACCTATATCCCCTAAAGTAATCGCATCATGATAACTAACTGAGATCAAAACCAGCGCCCGATGTAACAGCATAAAGCAGCTTCTCCCGAAGCACCGCCTCGGTCTTGTATCTCGGCAGCTTCAGGAGGTTGACACACGTGCTCGTGCTCGGAAGTCTGTCCTCGTCTGTCCCGCCGTCGCGGATGCTGAACTTGGGATTCAGTTGTGAAAAGCCCAACAGCGGCGCTCGCGGCGTCGAGCTGACGTACTTGAGCACGCTGCGACGTTGTGAGTCTGTGAACCCGCGCATCACCTTCCAGAACAGCTTGATCGTGTCGTGCTCctgaccatcatcaccaatctCGTACAGACCGCTGTAGACAGTGTTGCGGCGGAGATCATCGATATCAATCTCGGACGAGTCACCGCCGACGAGGCGCTGCAACTCAGATTGGTTGAACATGGAGAGCCACGAAGGGCGGATGATGCCTCTAAGTCCACGGAGGAAAGCTGCTGTCTGCAGAGAGGGCTGCACCACCAGACGATGACGGGCAACGTACGAAATGTACAGTAGTCGGTTGTCGTTGGTAACATGTACCTGATCACCGTTGGCAAtcagcttcttggtgatggtcttgacagGTTGGCCTGGCTGAGAGACCTGGTCTTCGATGGTAAAGTCGATGCCCAGCTCCGAGATGTCTCCTGAGTAGTTCTTGAGACGCAACATTCCGTTGTACAGGTCCTCATCCATGTCTCGAAGGTCGTTTACGCTGCCCTTGTAGTTGTTCTCGTCGTTGGGGCCAGTCGATGCCCActtgagaagaaagaagcCGGCAAAGGCCAAGTCGACCAGAATACCCTCGTACATGCACTTGCCCACAATTCTGCCCAGGAACTCGAACCGTCTCAGTTGACTTGTCACGAACTCTCTGAACTCGGGATCCTCCTCGGATAGCCCGCTCTCCCGCAACGACTCTCGGAGAACATCCATGGCGGTAGGGTCAGGGAACAATAGCCCCTTCTCGTTCGAGGCAAACATGCCGGCTCCTTCGTGGTTGCCAAAAGCCTCTGATGTGACGCTGATGAGAAACTCCTTGGTGACGCCACCTCCGTCTATGCCTGCCTCAGCGGTACCAAACTGGTCTACAAAGGTGATTTGTATCgggtctttgaaaccctCGCCAAGCTCGTAGAACTGCTTGTACGCATCTTCGAAGAGTCTCTTTCGTCGGATTTGGGCGTGATGCTTGTTGAACGGGTTGAAGTGGCGAGGCATATTGCCTTCCCGATGGCCTCGATCGAGCTGAATGAACTGACGGAATATCATGACTCGGGTTTCGAAGGGAACTACAAACGGCATGTGTTTGAGAATCTCCAGCTTAGGTCCCATCTCTGCCAACCGCCGCTCCCTCATGGCTCGGGTTTGCTGGGCTTTCAGTTGTTCGAGTCTTACACGCCGTGAAAGACTCTGGCCGCCGAATGTGGAAAAGACTCTGAGAGggtcctcctcttcctcatcctcgctgtCTCCAGAGTCTTCCTCATTCTGTCGTTTCTCTTCTGCAATTACGGCGCTGATAAAGTCTTCCTTGTCAAGTTTGTCCGTCATGAGCCAATGGTTCGTTGGCAGGAATTGCTTTCTGGAGTCTCTCTCGTAaagcatcttcatcgccacAGTGACGATGCTTCGCAGACTGTCCAAACCCAATCTTGCTGGGCCTTTTAGTGAAGAAAGTGCGGTGGCATTTTGCACTGGCGGAGAAATCGAGGCGCCCAAGTACGAGTTCACGCGAGACTTGGCAGCTGCTTCGAGTGCTTCTCGAGACTTGGAGAGTTCCTGGGCCTTGTAATGAAGGGTGAAGGCTGTGTTTTTGAGGAACATGGTAAGCAGCCTGACGTCTTCCAGTGACAAGCTGCAGGATCGAATTCGAGATGTCGATGAGTTGCTCTGCAAAAGCTGTGGATAGATCCCACTGAAGAAGTCTTCATCGTCGCTTAGTCGCAGGATAAAGATATAAAGCTCAAGGAACAAAAGAATAATCCGCCAATcctgctcctcggccgagCTGCTCGAGGCGCCTGATGTACTCGGCGTCACGCCCAAATACCTGCGTAGCACGTCGATAGGCTGTTCTGATCCTGTCATTAGTTTATTGAACACTGAAGTCTTCCTCATGATACCCCACAGAAACTTGACTGTTGGGACATCACCAGAGGGTGTAGGAATCTCCTCGAGAAATAGACGCATTCGAATATCGTCGCTGCTGGCTGGAAAGCATTGAAGCAAGGTTAATATGTAACCTGCCAAGAGGCTTACACCCTGAAATTCGTGATGTGAAGATCCTGCTAGGTTGACAGAAAAGTCCCGTAGTGTCTGCGAGATGCCATTGCTTTCCACCAAGGATGTCAACTTGGTCGCGATATACGGATCCAGAACGAGATGCTCATCCgcggcgtcgtcgtcactcGACCCTTCATTTGGTGACTTTGTTGACAATCGAACACTGATAGCGGAAGAAAGGGCAGCTAGCTGAGTGTACAGAGTTTCTAGAATTGCAGAGCCCGTGGTGTTATTGGTGCTGGATCGGCCCAAGTCGATGAAGTGAGCCAACTGCCAGAGGAGAGCATCCTCTGAATTTTGGGCATTAGACACAGAAGGCTGTCCTTCTATTATCGCTCTCGATAAATCGGGGAGAGAGATGTTCTTGGATAAGACAGCAATGTTGGTCTCGAAAAAGTACAGGTTGCTGCTCGTGAGGAAAGAAAAGGCGTATGCATGGTAGACTCTCGAAGCTCCTCCGAATGAGTTAGTATTGCATTCCTTCATGATAACCTGGTGCAACATACCACTTGCAGAATCAACTCCTAGTGGTGCAGATAGAGCTTGTAGCACAATATCTGGCCACTGGCCGGGCAGCTGTTGGGCCTGACACAATTTCGCGATCACCGTGTAGTATCTATCGACCGAGGGAAGAACCAGATTCGGTGAACTGGCTATTATTCGTATCGCGAgcttgccaagaagctgtgCATCTTCAGATAACTGCCTGTACGACGTGATTAGCTGGCTTTCACATGATGCCAAGCCCCAGCTGCTGTGCACATACCCTGTCGAAACGGACGTATCGAGCGCCTCAACAAGAAGTCGAACAAGTCGTTCTAGGCGCGCTGGATGGGTTCTGGATGGGACAATCGCTTCAAGAGGGACAGATTCGGTATCACGTGCATAGCGGATTGCTCGTTGAATGTCGTCATCTCGTCGTGATGAGAAAACGAGGAGGAGTAGAGGAAAAGCCCGAGGAAGTCTGTCTTTGGGGCTGCCAGCAGCATCTGAGGCGTAGAGTTTATCAAATGCAGCTCGCTGAGATTCACGCAACGCTGCCCTTGTTCTGTGACCCCTCCAGACCCGCTGGATCTTTACGGCCGACTTGATCTTTTGGCGCTCAGCTTGTCGTTTCTCGCGTTCGGCCTGTGCGTTCGAGACTGTCTTGCTGGCGTTGGAGACGGCGGATGGGCTCCATGAAGTGTTGGCAAAGGGGTTGCCCGCGGAACCACTGAGGTTGACGTTTCGAGGACGTCTCGAATTGCCCGTGAACGTGGAAAACATGGCTGCGGCGAGCGGCACGAGGAGGGGGCGGGACGATGTTGAGTTTCGGTTGTAGAGGTATCAGAGTCAGTCGTACGAGCAAAACATGGTCAACCGTTGTCGTCGGGCGTATCGATACGATCGTGATGCTCCTTCTAGAAGATTCAGCTTCTAGGCTCAGTCAGCGACGGGTGCGTGCCGTCTTCGGCGTTTGGAGATGGCAGTGGGGAATTGGAGAGGTGAGGTCACCATCCTGGGGGCTAGCTCCCTGATAAGATAAGCAGAGCAGC
This window of the Fusarium keratoplasticum isolate Fu6.1 chromosome 3, whole genome shotgun sequence genome carries:
- a CDS encoding HECT-type E3 ubiquitin transferase, which translates into the protein MFSTFTGNSRRPRNVNLSGSAGNPFANTSWSPSAVSNASKTVSNAQAEREKRQAERQKIKSAVKIQRVWRGHRTRAALRESQRAAFDKLYASDAAGSPKDRLPRAFPLLLLVFSSRRDDDIQRAIRYARDTESVPLEAIVPSRTHPARLERLVRLLVEALDTSVSTGQLSEDAQLLGKLAIRIIASSPNLVLPSVDRYYTVIAKLCQAQQLPGQWPDIVLQALSAPLGVDSASGASRVYHAYAFSFLTSSNLYFFETNIAVLSKNISLPDLSRAIIEGQPSVSNAQNSEDALLWQLAHFIDLGRSSTNNTTGSAILETLYTQLAALSSAISVRLSTKSPNEGSSDDDAADEHLVLDPYIATKLTSLVESNGISQTLRDFSVNLAGSSHHEFQGVSLLAGYILTLLQCFPASSDDIRMRLFLEEIPTPSGDVPTVKFLWGIMRKTSVFNKLMTGSEQPIDVLRRYLGVTPSTSGASSSSAEEQDWRIILLFLELYIFILRLSDDEDFFSGIYPQLLQSNSSTSRIRSCSLSLEDVRLLTMFLKNTAFTLHYKAQELSKSREALEAAAKSRVNSYLGASISPPVQNATALSSLKGPARLGLDSLRSIVTVAMKMLYERDSRKQFLPTNHWLMTDKLDKEDFISAVIAEEKRQNEEDSGDSEDEEEEDPLRVFSTFGGQSLSRRVRLEQLKAQQTRAMRERRLAEMGPKLEILKHMPFVVPFETRVMIFRQFIQLDRGHREGNMPRHFNPFNKHHAQIRRKRLFEDAYKQFYELGEGFKDPIQITFVDQFGTAEAGIDGGGVTKEFLISVTSEAFGNHEGAGMFASNEKGLLFPDPTAMDVLRESLRESGLSEEDPEFREFVTSQLRRFEFLGRIVGKCMYEGILVDLAFAGFFLLKWASTGPNDENNYKGSVNDLRDMDEDLYNGMLRLKNYSGDISELGIDFTIEDQVSQPGQPVKTITKKLIANGDQVHVTNDNRLLYISYVARHRLVVQPSLQTAAFLRGLRGIIRPSWLSMFNQSELQRLVGGDSSEIDIDDLRRNTVYSGLYEIGDDGQEHDTIKLFWKVMRGFTDSQRRSVLKYVSSTPRAPLLGFSQLNPKFSIRDGGTDEDRLPSTSTCVNLLKLPRYKTEAVLREKLLYAVTSGAGFDLS